A region from the Carassius carassius chromosome 33, fCarCar2.1, whole genome shotgun sequence genome encodes:
- the LOC132113672 gene encoding SH3 domain and tetratricopeptide repeat-containing protein 2-like isoform X1: MACCCCCPIPCLRNCFLFSAISPAELDALWNDPPYALAAVSELFSPNDAMIADEEVEAEAKVEAEGISREIYCRRKETFSGSNTVSSLGERFSPDVVLLFSGRRRSGVTLDCELQEALRTRLRVVESNSQDVVQLFKDLSARLVSVDAEKDSFIITFKTVEEIWKFSTYLALGYVARCLENFLCDQSFWLDPALLSDVEICVTVNEDHLATLYLGLLLQEGTFFAKTLYNSDCREEEEELTYRRNDLVMVKDIGQETIWEGMLLSTGQHGLVPVHDMQPLPYPFYQWFLKKYPGNAGGIPVTEGLFDHPVVVGTCIAVVDHYPVVKDELHLRKGDIIKIEGFVFNALNMFIGRHLTSGEIGFVHKASVKPQSIEPLNEQLVFLSEEERVALTKLNPCFEPYQSDVLANLSFTDISTVYRLDRLDDSDFPFIRNHPKSEQKSTVDQRKSTISENSGATPYHSSPRQSFCTSQNHLDRDSEVLSFNLEDTFREMDEYEEDPPNFMDEGIWEADEAERCDPILTLLNLEYFQDTFQTLYDLSYSFLDTFFHGLAEDEVLQHLENLREGAKKGRMLWAHRRACFLLGRLCAKKLKYSQARVYFEEAQKVPVNGFDDRPLLTALYTNLTAVYLKQKMMDKLPFTLEKASALIMCLPCHNFCSVDEFELLKPIMRKAIIEKDKYLEARTCYLCLCLFLRLRKIEDALPFVERLQFLTITLSVEQGRPIAPVDLNWMLCRLYHKKYLPYLTLASLSLDSGQEHSLDDAFQKIELFIKNSVRLNPHWKESTSVLPAQVVVYLQQALSIASQGEDLRTQRDLCLSLASVYQQHGALEKAVPFAQKAAQTGSQVNEEEGFEASILLAWLLVLTEEPIQAQNTLQPVLKSLDETDSPTQRGVVYNLLALCHRKQGRVQEAARNFYNALQISRENGNKRNEALALANLGCLSLSVGASGLAECFLLNSLHLFQFLSESPTDQEHVQALLWLGQSYSDRGGSQEVRLCFEMGLLIAISANNLHSQMVVAKVLSCHYADLLLYGQCIVYYEHCVGLCRMLKNKQLEGEYLELLSNLYLSLNTEKSSRKSLDYSKQSLRISIDLGKRQEESETWLQVGRIYYLIHEDELADMYLQAAVKTALRMNDPCFAMSIYEEAGDVFFKGHRNQLAALPFYRDGSLPFARSIKDVHSEFRLLSKLTELLMKQKEYEEALQYAILAVQVSATTGVALNERVSFHRLASVYFSLGKYEMAENYYLKSLSLCPTALEHAIEVRYYVKVYCRLADLTLYRLKDSFDAMGYFHLALAAALEDKDSLSTLYIIYMKLAEIHANYIPDAELSKSYMEKAQSLRKELAGYTDSNSTEEAHQDPAEADSDTHTKAGRSDSSSGTSTLTESSMTDTNVDTNVSKETGAGLPDQTNPETSCADNTNHTRQSSLKEGLTLVL; this comes from the exons ATggcatgctgctgctgctgtccaATTCCATGCCTCAGAAACTGCTTCTTATTTTCAG CGATATCACCCGCTGAGCTCGATGCCTTATGGAATGACCCTCCATATGCTTTAGCAGCCGTCAGTGAGCTCTTTTCGCCCAATGACGCCATGATAGCTG ATGAGGAAGTGGAGGCTGAGGCCAAGGTGGAGGCAGAAGGCATAAGCAGAGAGATTTACTGCAGGAGGAAGGAAACATTCAGCGGAAGCAACACAGTATCTTCATTAGGAGAACGCTTCTCTCCAG atgttgttttgttatttagcGGGAGGCGACGATCTGGTGTAACGCTTGACTGTGAGCTTCAGGAGGCACTACGTACCAGACTCCGAGTAGTAGAGAGCAACAGCCAGGATGTTGTTCAGCTATTCAAG GATCTGTCTGCAAGACTTGTGTCTGTTGATGCTGAAAAAGACAGCTTTATCATCACCTTTAAGACTGTCGAGGAGATTTGGAAGTTCTCCACTTACCTGGCACTCG GATATGTAGCAAGATGTCTTGAAAACTTCCTGTGTGACCAGTCGTTCTGGCTGGATCCTGCATTGCTAAGTGATGTAGAAATCTGTGTAACAGTGAATGAAGACCACTTAGCTACTCTTTACTTAGGACTTCTGCTACAAGAAG GTACATTCTTTGCCAAGACTTTATATAACAGTGATTGcagagaggaggaagaggagcttACCTACAGGAGGAATGACCTGGTCATGGTTAAAGACATAGGACAAGAGACCATTTGGGAGGGTATGCTGCTGTCCACGGGCCAACATGGTCTGGTCCCTGTGCATGATATGCAGCCTCTGCCCTATCCATTTTATCA gtGGTTCCTTAAGAAATATCCCGGGAATGCAGGGGGGATTCCAGTTACAGAAGGCCTCTTCGATCATCCTGTTG TGGTGGGGACTTGTATAGCAGTAGTGGACCATTACCCAGTGGTTAAAGATGAGCTGCACTTACGCAAGGGAGACATAATCAAGATTGAGGGATTTGTTTTCAATGCTCTGAACATGTTCATAGGAAGGCACCTCACCAGTGGAGAGATAGGATTTGTTCACAAGGCCAGTGTAAAACCTCAGAGCATTGAGCCTCT CAATGAACAATTGGTCTTTCTCAGTGAGGAGGAAAGGGTGGCCCTGACTAAACTTAACCCTTGCTTTGAACCCTACCAGTCTGATGTACTAGCAAATCTATCCTTCACTGATATAAGCACTGTGTATAGACTGG ATAGACTTGATGACTCTGATTTCCCTTTCATAAGAAATCATCCAAAGTCAG AGCAGAAATCTACAGTGGATCAAAGAAAGAGCACCATATCTGAAAACAGTGGTGCAACTCCCTACCACTCGTCACCACGGCAATCGTTTTGTACCTCTCAGAATCATCTCGACCGGGACTCTGAGGTCCTCTCCTTTAATCTGGAGGACACCTTTAGAGAGATGGATGAATATGAGGAAGACCCTCCAAACTTCATGGATGAGGGTATCTGGGAGGCTGATGAAGCTGAGAGATGTGACCCAATCCTGACCCTCCTAAATCTGGAATATTTCCAGGACACATTTCAAACACTTTATGACCTCTCCTACTCTTTCCTGGACACTTTCTTCCATGGCCTTGCAGAGGATGAGGTGCTTCAACATCTGGAAAACTTGCGAGAAGGAGCGAAGAAAGGCAGGATGCTCTGGGCCCACCGGCGAGCCTGCTTCCTTCTTGGCCGGCTATGTGCCAAGAAACTGAAGTACTCACAAGCAAGAGTGTACTTCGAGGAGGCTCAAAAGGTCCCTGTAAATGGTTTTGATGACAGACCTCTTCTAACTGCACTGTATACCAATCTCACTGCTGTTTACCTGAAACAGAAGATGATGGACAAGCTGCCATTCACTCTAGAAAAGGCAAGTGCTCTAATTATGTGTCTTCCTTGCCACAACTTCTGCTCTGTGGATGAGTTTGAGCTGCTCAAACCAATCATGCGCAAAGCCATAATTGAAAAAGACAAGTACCTAGAGGCACGGACATGCTACCTCTGCCTCTGTCTCTTTCTCCGTCTAAGAAAAATAGAGGATGCTTTACCTTTTGTAGAGAGACTTCAGTTCCTAACTATCACTCTGTCTGTAGAACAAGGGAGGCCAATAGCCCCAGTTGATCTCAACTGGATGCTGTGCAGGCTTTATCATAAAAAGTATTTGCCCTACCTCACACTAGCTTCTTTAAGTTTAGACTCAGGGCAAGAGCATTCCTTGGATGATGCATTCCAGAAAATTGAACTCTTTATCAAAAACTCAGTCAGGCTTAATCCGCACTGGAAGGAGAGTACTTCTGTGCTTCCTGCACAGGTGGTGGTCTACCTTCAACAGGCCTTGTCAATAGCTAGTCAAGGGGAAGACTTGAGGACTCAGAGGGACCTGTGCCTGAGCCTGGCTAGTGTTTACCAGCAGCATGGAGCTTTAGAGAAGGCTGTGCCCTTTGCCCAAAAAGCAGCACAGACTGGAAGCCAGGTTAATGAAGAGGAGGGCTTTGAGGCATCCATACTGCTGGCCTGGCTATTGGTGCTAACAGAGGAACCCATACAAGCTCAGAATACTCTGCAACCTGTGCTTAAATCTTTGGATGAAACAGACAGTCCGACACAGCGTGGTGTAGTCTACAACCTTCTAGCCCTATGCCACCGCAAACAGGGCAGAGTCCAAGAGGCAGCCAGAAACTTTTATAATGCTCTGCAGATCTCTCGAGAGAATGGGAACAAGCGCAATGAAGCACTAGCACTGGCTAACTTGGGCTGCTTATCTCTTTCTGTAGGGGCTTCGGGCTTAGCAGAGTGTTTCCTACTCAATTCCCTGCACCTATTCCAGTTTCTTTCAGAAAGTCCTACAGATCAGGAGCATGTCCAGGCTTTGCTTTGGCTTGGCCAGAGCTACAGCGATAGAGGAGGGAGTCAGGAAGTCAGACTATGCTTTGAGATGGGCCTCCTTATTGCTATTAGTGCTAACAATCTGCACA GTCAAATGGTTGTGGCAAAAGTTCTAAGTTGCCATTACGCTGACTTGCTGCTGTATGGACAGTGTATTGTTTACTATGAGCACTGTGTGGGGCTGTGCAGAATGCTAAAGAATAAACAGCTAGAAGGAGAGTACCTGGAACTTCTCAGCAACCTCTATCTCTCACTCAACACTGAGAA gtcATCAAGGAAGTCTCTTGATTATTCAAAGCAAAGCTTAAGAATCTCCATAGACCTGGGAAAAAGACAGGAAGAGTCTGAGACATGGCTGCAAGTGGGCCGTATCTACTATCTGATCCATGAAGATGAACTGGCTGACATGTACCTACAG GCAGCAGTAAAGACAGCCCTGAGGATGAACGACCCATGCTTTGCTATGAGCATTTATGAGGAAGCAGGAGATGTGTTCTTCAAAGGACACAGAAACCAACTGGCTGCCCTACCTTTTTACAGA gATGGGAGTTTGCCATTTGCGCGCAGCATTAAGGATGTGCATTCAGAGTTTAGGCTTTTGAGCAAACTCACAGAGCTCCTGATGAAGCAGAAGGAGTATGAAGAGGCACTGCAGTATGCCATACTCGCAGTGCAGGTCAGCGCCACAACTG gtgttgCTCTGAATGAGAGAGTGTCCTTCCATCGTCTTGCTTCAGTGTACTTCTCTCTAGGGAAGTATGAGATGGCTGAGAACTACTACCTGAAGTCTCTTTCACTCTGCCCCACTGCACTTGAACATGCCATTGAAGTTCGGTACTATGTTAAAGTGTACTGCAGACTGGCTGACCTGACCCTATACAGATTAAAG GATTCATTTGATGCCATGGGCTACTTCCACTTAGCCCTGGCGGCAGCACTGGAGGACAAAGACAGCCTAAGCACACTTTACATAATCTACATGAAGCTTGCAGAGATCCATGCCAACTACATACCCGATGCTGAACTGAGTAAAAGCTACATGGAAAAGGCGCAGAGCTTGAGGAAGGAACTGGCAGGATACACAGACTCTAACAGCACAGAAGAAGCACATCAGGACCCAGCTGAGGCAGATTCAGATACTCACACCAAAGCTGGTCGGTCAGACTCCAGCAGTGGCACCAGTACTCTCACAGAGTCCAGTATGACCGACACTAACGTGGACACTAACGTATCGAAGGAAACAGGTGCGGGGCTTCCTGATCAAACCAATCCAGAGACTAGCTGTGCAGATAATACAAACCACACTCGTCAAAGCAGTTTGAAGGAGGGCTTGACCTTAGTATTGTGA
- the LOC132113672 gene encoding SH3 domain and tetratricopeptide repeat-containing protein 2-like isoform X4 — MACCCCCPIPCLRNCFLFSDEEVEAEAKVEAEGISREIYCRRKETFSGSNTVSSLGERFSPDVVLLFSGRRRSGVTLDCELQEALRTRLRVVESNSQDVVQLFKDLSARLVSVDAEKDSFIITFKTVEEIWKFSTYLALGYVARCLENFLCDQSFWLDPALLSDVEICVTVNEDHLATLYLGLLLQEGTFFAKTLYNSDCREEEEELTYRRNDLVMVKDIGQETIWEGMLLSTGQHGLVPVHDMQPLPYPFYQWFLKKYPGNAGGIPVTEGLFDHPVVVGTCIAVVDHYPVVKDELHLRKGDIIKIEGFVFNALNMFIGRHLTSGEIGFVHKASVKPQSIEPLNEQLVFLSEEERVALTKLNPCFEPYQSDVLANLSFTDISTVYRLDRLDDSDFPFIRNHPKSEQKSTVDQRKSTISENSGATPYHSSPRQSFCTSQNHLDRDSEVLSFNLEDTFREMDEYEEDPPNFMDEGIWEADEAERCDPILTLLNLEYFQDTFQTLYDLSYSFLDTFFHGLAEDEVLQHLENLREGAKKGRMLWAHRRACFLLGRLCAKKLKYSQARVYFEEAQKVPVNGFDDRPLLTALYTNLTAVYLKQKMMDKLPFTLEKASALIMCLPCHNFCSVDEFELLKPIMRKAIIEKDKYLEARTCYLCLCLFLRLRKIEDALPFVERLQFLTITLSVEQGRPIAPVDLNWMLCRLYHKKYLPYLTLASLSLDSGQEHSLDDAFQKIELFIKNSVRLNPHWKESTSVLPAQVVVYLQQALSIASQGEDLRTQRDLCLSLASVYQQHGALEKAVPFAQKAAQTGSQVNEEEGFEASILLAWLLVLTEEPIQAQNTLQPVLKSLDETDSPTQRGVVYNLLALCHRKQGRVQEAARNFYNALQISRENGNKRNEALALANLGCLSLSVGASGLAECFLLNSLHLFQFLSESPTDQEHVQALLWLGQSYSDRGGSQEVRLCFEMGLLIAISANNLHSQMVVAKVLSCHYADLLLYGQCIVYYEHCVGLCRMLKNKQLEGEYLELLSNLYLSLNTEKSSRKSLDYSKQSLRISIDLGKRQEESETWLQVGRIYYLIHEDELADMYLQAAVKTALRMNDPCFAMSIYEEAGDVFFKGHRNQLAALPFYRDGSLPFARSIKDVHSEFRLLSKLTELLMKQKEYEEALQYAILAVQVSATTGVALNERVSFHRLASVYFSLGKYEMAENYYLKSLSLCPTALEHAIEVRYYVKVYCRLADLTLYRLKDSFDAMGYFHLALAAALEDKDSLSTLYIIYMKLAEIHANYIPDAELSKSYMEKAQSLRKELAGYTDSNSTEEAHQDPAEADSDTHTKAGRSDSSSGTSTLTESSMTDTNVDTNVSKETGAGLPDQTNPETSCADNTNHTRQSSLKEGLTLVL; from the exons ATggcatgctgctgctgctgtccaATTCCATGCCTCAGAAACTGCTTCTTATTTTCAG ATGAGGAAGTGGAGGCTGAGGCCAAGGTGGAGGCAGAAGGCATAAGCAGAGAGATTTACTGCAGGAGGAAGGAAACATTCAGCGGAAGCAACACAGTATCTTCATTAGGAGAACGCTTCTCTCCAG atgttgttttgttatttagcGGGAGGCGACGATCTGGTGTAACGCTTGACTGTGAGCTTCAGGAGGCACTACGTACCAGACTCCGAGTAGTAGAGAGCAACAGCCAGGATGTTGTTCAGCTATTCAAG GATCTGTCTGCAAGACTTGTGTCTGTTGATGCTGAAAAAGACAGCTTTATCATCACCTTTAAGACTGTCGAGGAGATTTGGAAGTTCTCCACTTACCTGGCACTCG GATATGTAGCAAGATGTCTTGAAAACTTCCTGTGTGACCAGTCGTTCTGGCTGGATCCTGCATTGCTAAGTGATGTAGAAATCTGTGTAACAGTGAATGAAGACCACTTAGCTACTCTTTACTTAGGACTTCTGCTACAAGAAG GTACATTCTTTGCCAAGACTTTATATAACAGTGATTGcagagaggaggaagaggagcttACCTACAGGAGGAATGACCTGGTCATGGTTAAAGACATAGGACAAGAGACCATTTGGGAGGGTATGCTGCTGTCCACGGGCCAACATGGTCTGGTCCCTGTGCATGATATGCAGCCTCTGCCCTATCCATTTTATCA gtGGTTCCTTAAGAAATATCCCGGGAATGCAGGGGGGATTCCAGTTACAGAAGGCCTCTTCGATCATCCTGTTG TGGTGGGGACTTGTATAGCAGTAGTGGACCATTACCCAGTGGTTAAAGATGAGCTGCACTTACGCAAGGGAGACATAATCAAGATTGAGGGATTTGTTTTCAATGCTCTGAACATGTTCATAGGAAGGCACCTCACCAGTGGAGAGATAGGATTTGTTCACAAGGCCAGTGTAAAACCTCAGAGCATTGAGCCTCT CAATGAACAATTGGTCTTTCTCAGTGAGGAGGAAAGGGTGGCCCTGACTAAACTTAACCCTTGCTTTGAACCCTACCAGTCTGATGTACTAGCAAATCTATCCTTCACTGATATAAGCACTGTGTATAGACTGG ATAGACTTGATGACTCTGATTTCCCTTTCATAAGAAATCATCCAAAGTCAG AGCAGAAATCTACAGTGGATCAAAGAAAGAGCACCATATCTGAAAACAGTGGTGCAACTCCCTACCACTCGTCACCACGGCAATCGTTTTGTACCTCTCAGAATCATCTCGACCGGGACTCTGAGGTCCTCTCCTTTAATCTGGAGGACACCTTTAGAGAGATGGATGAATATGAGGAAGACCCTCCAAACTTCATGGATGAGGGTATCTGGGAGGCTGATGAAGCTGAGAGATGTGACCCAATCCTGACCCTCCTAAATCTGGAATATTTCCAGGACACATTTCAAACACTTTATGACCTCTCCTACTCTTTCCTGGACACTTTCTTCCATGGCCTTGCAGAGGATGAGGTGCTTCAACATCTGGAAAACTTGCGAGAAGGAGCGAAGAAAGGCAGGATGCTCTGGGCCCACCGGCGAGCCTGCTTCCTTCTTGGCCGGCTATGTGCCAAGAAACTGAAGTACTCACAAGCAAGAGTGTACTTCGAGGAGGCTCAAAAGGTCCCTGTAAATGGTTTTGATGACAGACCTCTTCTAACTGCACTGTATACCAATCTCACTGCTGTTTACCTGAAACAGAAGATGATGGACAAGCTGCCATTCACTCTAGAAAAGGCAAGTGCTCTAATTATGTGTCTTCCTTGCCACAACTTCTGCTCTGTGGATGAGTTTGAGCTGCTCAAACCAATCATGCGCAAAGCCATAATTGAAAAAGACAAGTACCTAGAGGCACGGACATGCTACCTCTGCCTCTGTCTCTTTCTCCGTCTAAGAAAAATAGAGGATGCTTTACCTTTTGTAGAGAGACTTCAGTTCCTAACTATCACTCTGTCTGTAGAACAAGGGAGGCCAATAGCCCCAGTTGATCTCAACTGGATGCTGTGCAGGCTTTATCATAAAAAGTATTTGCCCTACCTCACACTAGCTTCTTTAAGTTTAGACTCAGGGCAAGAGCATTCCTTGGATGATGCATTCCAGAAAATTGAACTCTTTATCAAAAACTCAGTCAGGCTTAATCCGCACTGGAAGGAGAGTACTTCTGTGCTTCCTGCACAGGTGGTGGTCTACCTTCAACAGGCCTTGTCAATAGCTAGTCAAGGGGAAGACTTGAGGACTCAGAGGGACCTGTGCCTGAGCCTGGCTAGTGTTTACCAGCAGCATGGAGCTTTAGAGAAGGCTGTGCCCTTTGCCCAAAAAGCAGCACAGACTGGAAGCCAGGTTAATGAAGAGGAGGGCTTTGAGGCATCCATACTGCTGGCCTGGCTATTGGTGCTAACAGAGGAACCCATACAAGCTCAGAATACTCTGCAACCTGTGCTTAAATCTTTGGATGAAACAGACAGTCCGACACAGCGTGGTGTAGTCTACAACCTTCTAGCCCTATGCCACCGCAAACAGGGCAGAGTCCAAGAGGCAGCCAGAAACTTTTATAATGCTCTGCAGATCTCTCGAGAGAATGGGAACAAGCGCAATGAAGCACTAGCACTGGCTAACTTGGGCTGCTTATCTCTTTCTGTAGGGGCTTCGGGCTTAGCAGAGTGTTTCCTACTCAATTCCCTGCACCTATTCCAGTTTCTTTCAGAAAGTCCTACAGATCAGGAGCATGTCCAGGCTTTGCTTTGGCTTGGCCAGAGCTACAGCGATAGAGGAGGGAGTCAGGAAGTCAGACTATGCTTTGAGATGGGCCTCCTTATTGCTATTAGTGCTAACAATCTGCACA GTCAAATGGTTGTGGCAAAAGTTCTAAGTTGCCATTACGCTGACTTGCTGCTGTATGGACAGTGTATTGTTTACTATGAGCACTGTGTGGGGCTGTGCAGAATGCTAAAGAATAAACAGCTAGAAGGAGAGTACCTGGAACTTCTCAGCAACCTCTATCTCTCACTCAACACTGAGAA gtcATCAAGGAAGTCTCTTGATTATTCAAAGCAAAGCTTAAGAATCTCCATAGACCTGGGAAAAAGACAGGAAGAGTCTGAGACATGGCTGCAAGTGGGCCGTATCTACTATCTGATCCATGAAGATGAACTGGCTGACATGTACCTACAG GCAGCAGTAAAGACAGCCCTGAGGATGAACGACCCATGCTTTGCTATGAGCATTTATGAGGAAGCAGGAGATGTGTTCTTCAAAGGACACAGAAACCAACTGGCTGCCCTACCTTTTTACAGA gATGGGAGTTTGCCATTTGCGCGCAGCATTAAGGATGTGCATTCAGAGTTTAGGCTTTTGAGCAAACTCACAGAGCTCCTGATGAAGCAGAAGGAGTATGAAGAGGCACTGCAGTATGCCATACTCGCAGTGCAGGTCAGCGCCACAACTG gtgttgCTCTGAATGAGAGAGTGTCCTTCCATCGTCTTGCTTCAGTGTACTTCTCTCTAGGGAAGTATGAGATGGCTGAGAACTACTACCTGAAGTCTCTTTCACTCTGCCCCACTGCACTTGAACATGCCATTGAAGTTCGGTACTATGTTAAAGTGTACTGCAGACTGGCTGACCTGACCCTATACAGATTAAAG GATTCATTTGATGCCATGGGCTACTTCCACTTAGCCCTGGCGGCAGCACTGGAGGACAAAGACAGCCTAAGCACACTTTACATAATCTACATGAAGCTTGCAGAGATCCATGCCAACTACATACCCGATGCTGAACTGAGTAAAAGCTACATGGAAAAGGCGCAGAGCTTGAGGAAGGAACTGGCAGGATACACAGACTCTAACAGCACAGAAGAAGCACATCAGGACCCAGCTGAGGCAGATTCAGATACTCACACCAAAGCTGGTCGGTCAGACTCCAGCAGTGGCACCAGTACTCTCACAGAGTCCAGTATGACCGACACTAACGTGGACACTAACGTATCGAAGGAAACAGGTGCGGGGCTTCCTGATCAAACCAATCCAGAGACTAGCTGTGCAGATAATACAAACCACACTCGTCAAAGCAGTTTGAAGGAGGGCTTGACCTTAGTATTGTGA